The following proteins are co-located in the Argopecten irradians isolate NY chromosome 9, Ai_NY, whole genome shotgun sequence genome:
- the LOC138331384 gene encoding LOW QUALITY PROTEIN: eukaryotic translation initiation factor 3 subunit C-like (The sequence of the model RefSeq protein was modified relative to this genomic sequence to represent the inferred CDS: substituted 1 base at 1 genomic stop codon): MAGRFFRGSDSESDSSSDXVMNQHSAPQKDRPMRPAAFQLSDDEEEQTRVVRSAKDKRYEELRKIIKLIGNHKKIKDMSKVLSGFEDLGRAYDKAKKVVDKEGGTPRFYIRCLSELEEFVNECWEDREARKQMSKNNAKGLTTLRQKLRKYNRDFEEQISSYREHPDEGDEDEEEKVEEKEVDTEEIAPAPVVPESAPVFQKQEGDNLDDDDLSDWSSSETDSSSSDSEMEVGPGGYTLSMFLKKVYLTFIKKLLGVLKENRDITIGDNILEESEVLECIALQCERLYPNSSGDKLERGISPRCYRPRDRLTILYNRTMVQLGLCAFRQGMTRDAHNALVDIQSGGRAKELLAQGLLLQRQHERTPEQEKIEKRRLLPYHMHINLEQLECVYLVSAMLMEIPYMAAHEMDARRRMISKNFHHVLRMSERQTLTGPPESMREHVVAASKAMKTGNWKECKNYIINEKMSTKVWDLFFKPEKVQDMITTKIQEESLRTYLFTYSSVYDSLSLVTLANMFELERSIVHSIISKMILNEELMASLDEPTQTVVMHRTEPTRLQSLALQLSEKVSSLVDNNERIMDLKQGNLFFGKQNQQFNYQNNNQNQGGWQGKGNQKRYDGGGDNKGWQNKNRYNDGDKGGWQNKNRYNDNRNNDNKPGWKQYGGYNNQNQNSWEGRRNQRQQQRY; this comes from the exons ATGGCGGGACGTTTCTTCCGAGGATCAGACTCTGAGTCTGACAGCTCAAGTGATTAAGTGATGAACCAACATTCTGCACCACAGAAAGATAGGCCTATGAGGCCGGC GGCTTTCCAGTTGAGTGACGATGAAGAGGAACAAACTCGAGTTGTACGAAGTGCTAAAGACAAAAG GTATGAAGAACTGCGAAAAATCATTAAGTTAATAGGAAACCACAAGAAGATTAAGGATATGTCAAAGGTCTTGTCAG GTTTTGAGGATTTAGGCCGTGCTTACGACAAAGCTAAGAAGGTGGTAGATAAAGAAGGTGGCACCCCACGGTTCTACATACGATGTCTGTCAGAGTTGGAAGAATTTGTTAATGAG TGCTGGGAGGATAGAGAGGCTAGAAAACAGATGAGCAAGAACAATGCCAAAGGTTTGACAACTCTTCGACAGAAGCTTCGAAAGTACAATCGCGATTTTGAGGAGCAAATCAGCAGTTATAGAGAG CATCCTGATGAAGGTGATGAGGATGAAGAGGAAAAAG TGGAAGAGAAGGAGGTtgatacagaagaaatagctccAGCACCTGTCGTACCCGAATCTGCACCTGTCTTCCAGAAACAGGAG GGTGATAAtcttgatgatgatgatctcaGTGACTGGAGTTCCTCGGAAACAGACTCCTCGTCCTCAGACAGTGAAATGGAAGTCGGACCTGGAGGTTACACACTGTCTATGTTCTTAAAAAAA gTGTATCTGACCTTCATCAAGAAATTACTAGGTGTCCTCAAAGAAAATAGAGATATAACAATAGGTGATAACATCTTGGAGGAGAGTGAGGTCCTTGAAT GCATCGCCCTACAGTGTGAGAGGCTGTATCCTAACTCTAGTGGAGACAAGCTGGAACGAGGAATTTCACCTAGATGTTACAGGCCTCGTGACAGGCTCACT ATCCTCTACAACAGGACAATGGTACAGCTTGGTCTGTGTGCCTTCCGTCAGGGTATGACACGTGACGCACATAACGCTCTAGTCGATATACAGAGTGGAGGTCGTGCTAAGGAACTCCTAGCCCAG GGACTTTTGCTACAAAGACAACATGAGAGGACACCAGAACAGGAGAAGATAGAGAAGCGACGTCTGCTGCCGTACCACATGCACATTAACCTGGAGCAGCTGGAGTGTGTTTATCTAGTGTCCGCCATGCTGATGGAGATACCCTACATGGCAG CTCACGAGATGGATGCCCGTCGGCGTATGATCAGTAAAAACTTCCATCACGTGTTACGGATGAGCGAGCGACAGACCCTGACAGGCCCACCAGAAAGTATGAGGGAACATGTTGTAGCAGCTTCAAAGGCAATGAAAACCGGAAACTGGAAAGAGTGCAAGAATTACATCATCAATGAAAAGATGAGCACAAAG GTTTGGGACCTGTTCTTTAAGCCAGAAAAAGTACAGGATATGATCACGACAAAGATCCAGGAGGAGAGTCTACGTACCTACTTATTTACCTACAGTAGTGTGTACGATTCACTCAGTCTCGTTACCCTGGCCAACATGTTCGAGCTGGAGAGGTCAATCGTACACTCCATCATCAGTAAAATGATTCTGAATGAGGAGCTCATG GCGTCCCTGGATGAGCCAACACAAACAGTGGTGATGCATCGTACTGAACCGACTCGTCTCCAGTCTCTCGCCCTCCAACTCTCCGAGAAAGTCTCCTCCCTTGTGGACAATAATGAAAGGATTATGGACCTCAAGCAAGGAAACCTTTTCTTCGGCAAACAAA ACCAACAgttcaactatcaaaataacAACCAGAACCAAGGTGGCTGGCAGGGAAAAGGAAATCAGAAACGCTACGACGGCGGCGGAGATAACAAAGGATGGCAAAACAAGAACCGTTACAACGACGGCGATAAGGGGGGATGGCAAAACAAAAACCGTTATAACGACAACCGTAATAACGATAACAAGCCCGGCTGGAAACAATATGGAGGCTACAATAATCAGAACCAGAATAGCTGGGAAG GTCGTCGAAATCAGCGACAACAACAAAGGTATTAG
- the LOC138331315 gene encoding L-serine dehydratase/L-threonine deaminase-like: MADSGDGSPDLVIRTPCIHSIPMSKGRYSVYLKLENLQIPGSFKQRGISHFCKKAVKNGATRFVCASGGNAGLAVAYSAHCLNVPATIVLPTTTPDLVADKVRDMGAIVEVYGSVWNESNEYAQKLATDPGCVYVHPFDHPDVWEGHSPMITEAKEQMPCCPDVVVTSVGGGGLLTGVVQGMWSAGWKDIPVIAMETEGAESYKKAVEAGKLVTLPAITSVAKSLGSLTVCAASLEKSTQHKIYPALVTDEQAVGACIKFSEDHRMLVEPACGASLAAVYSDVIPRLQKEGKLGNVDSILVIVCGGSAVTIDKLQERYGLQS; this comes from the exons ATGGCAGACTCTGGAGATGGCAGCCCTGACCTTGTCATAAGGACACCCTGTATACACAGTATACCCATGTCCAAGGGACGCTACTCTGTTTATCTTAAACTTGAGAACCTTCAGATACCAGGATCTTTCAAACAGAGGGGAATCAGCCATTTCTGTAAAAAG GCAGTAAAGAATGGCGCCACCCGATTCGTTTGTGCCTCCGGAGGAAATGCAGGACTGGCCGTGGCATACTCTGCCCATTGTCTTAATGTACCAGCAACCATAGTACTACCAACAACAACTCCGGACTTAGTCGCTGATAAAGTCAGAGACATG GGGGCGATTGTGGAAGTATATGGGAGTGTATGGAATGAAAGTAATGAATATGCCCAGAAACTGGCTACAGACCCTG GCTGTGTGTATGTACACCCGTTTGACCATCCAGATGTTTG GGAAGGACACAGCCCAATGATAACGGAAGCCAAAGAGCAGATGCCTTGCTGTCCTGATGTCGTGGTGACGTCGGTCGGGGGCGGTGGACTGTTAACAGGAGTCGTACAGGGCATGTGGAGTGCAGGCTGGAAGGACATACCTGTGATTGCCATGGAAACCGAGGGGGCTGAAAGCTACAAAAAGGCGGTAGAAGCAGGAAAGCTAGTAACTTTACCTGCAATTACCAG TGTTGCTAAAAGTCTAGGATCGTTAACTGTATGTGCTGCATCCCTTGAAAAATCCACACAACATAAAATCTACCCGGCGTTAGTTACAGATGAACAGGCTGTTGGTGCATGTATTAAATTCTCAG AGGACCACAGGATGTTGGTGGAGCCCGCATGTGGTGCCAGTCTAGCGGCGGTGTACAGTGATGTCATTCCCCGCCTACAGAAGGAGGGTAAACTCGGCAACGTAGACTCGATCCTCGTTATAGTATGTGGTGGGAGTGCCGTCACCATTGATAAACTCCAAGAACGATACGGACTACAATCATAG